From the Chanos chanos chromosome 7, fChaCha1.1, whole genome shotgun sequence genome, the window ACCTTTTCCTCATTACCTCACAGCTAAGATGGGGTTGGTGTATCGGGTATATGGACGGATGgacacacagagtggaaaaCATTACTTCATATATTACCTGGATGAGGTACTGTacaatgtttttgctttattttgaattGTCATATAAGTTAGATGTGTGACCTCTGGCCTTAAGGCATGAGGTCAGGGGTGAGCAGACGTGCTCCATTCTTTTAAGTGTCACCCTGGGCCAGGCGTTCAAGGGCGTCGCCCTCACAGCGCATGCAGTGATACCCAATGTTGGCAGTGATGTCCAAGCAGCCCTGACTCAGGTAGAAATCAAGCGACGGCTTGTTCCAGTCCAATACAGTAAAATCTAACTGGTTACATCCAGCAGCAAGACCAagctgaagcaaaaaaaaaaaaaaacccacacacacaagaaattAAAATACAGCATTCAAGGACAAATGGGACCATCACATCAGTCAACAGTCCAAAATTAATTTCcaagaaaaaaattacactaaACGTCCAACAACATATCACCCATTCCCCTGATTTagacaaaacatcaaaacacctCTCTAAtcatttattactttttaaaacttCCTGCAGTTACCACATGAAACATGGaggtttcatttttgtctttaatatttaaaagtgaaatattaaCATTCATTAGAATTTACAGGGACGTTCCTCACCTGGGCAACCTTGCTCATCAGCGCTTTCCCAATGCCTTTACCTTTAAGGAGGTGCAAACACAAATTATGAAATTAACAAACTAACTGTTTGTGAATTATAGCCATGCACAAAACATTACTACAAAAATACTCGCTGACCCAGTTTTGACAACAACTGAAACTAGATTTGACATTCATGTAGCAGACAgttatatttaaatgtttgagGATGTTACTTGTAGGTTTTTCTGACACAGGTCTCAGCTATTTAGGCAAAAGGCCATGACATTACTGACCTCTGAACTCAGGCATCACATACAGGTCTTCCATGTACACAGCGCGGCCTTTCCAAGAGCTGTATGTGTAGAAATACAAGGAGTAACCCACCTTGGTATGACCTGTGAAAAgtcacgtgcgcacacacacacacacacacacacacacacgcgcacgcacacgcacacgcacacacacatttacatgccTTTTTATAGCATATTCTTAAACACAGCCATGCATACACAtgttaaatgtataaatgtctGGAGATTGGAATTTAAAACTCCTCTAAAAAGATTAACATTATTCTCAAGTTATGAACGTACAGAAGACACTGTTACTCCTAAAATGGGAGATCACATTGGCTACAGTTCTGCCCATAGTTTGGCTTACATTATGGagtgtaaataataaatacactATTACTATGAATTACAAGTACAATGAAAGTTCTTAACAGGGCAACTGTTTattatggaaatgaaaacacaaacacttctaaTAGACAGCTACAAACAGAGTAATACAAATGTATTGTGTGGAAACCTTCTGCATAtgatatacacaaatacatacatacaaacatacatacatacaccatgAGAATCCAGCGTGGTAGGAATGCAGAATGTGTCCACTCATTAAACATATTATTCACACtagaataaatgaaaatcaatatgaatggtgaaaatgaactgaaatgcaTCATACCCTCTTTTGACTTGTGCTTTTCAGGAACCTCTGCGATTATTCCATGGAAAAATGGATTTTTGGAAAATCCATCCTGCTCCAAGTCTAATAAGGATGAGAATGTATACCAACAACTTCAGCTAACGTCTAAATTGCAAATGACaagacatatatacatatatatacaatgTTCATAAACGAATTAGACACTACATGGTATCAGTCAAATCTACAACTGCTATACCTCTTTGAGTAACTTTAACGCGGTCCGAGAGTTTCTCATATTCGGCCAGTtcctgacaaacacaaatgaaaacatcaaaatactgaacatcgcacacacacacacacacacacacacacacacacacacacacacaatcgtaAAAGGCAGTGACCTGACATGATGATGGTATAGAATATTAAACAGTATCGTGATTTGTGGGATGTAATAAGTGACAAGCTGAGTGGGTATCTTACAGCAGCGGCAGCATAAACTAGAACATTACTTCCACACAACCGAACAAACATGGTTACATAAAAGGCAGTTCACAGTTCACGTAGTACATCTTTGCCACAAGATACACAGAAACGAGGCGTTTTTATTTTAAGACAACTTCTGTTCGGCTTAAAGCAATGACAATGCGCAATCAACTCTGTGTAAATGACCGTTGGATGACCTGTCATAGACAACCGTTTGCCAACGAAAATCACAACACGTGCGAGGCACATGCTCACAGCATCTTAATGCTTCGACTTACCATTATCATGCGTGAGATGTCCTTGCAGTCTTCAAGCGTGGCAGCCCGAATCGTGAAATCCATTACTACAAGACAGGTGTTGGTCTAATAACAGAGAATCAAAAAGGTTGTATTGGCTGTTCTGAGAATCAGGAAGAGGTTGATGCATAAAATGGTCAGATGTATCCTAAGTAGACCTGTTTTTTTAGAAGAGCGCCATCTAGACGACATATGGTAGTACTGTCTTAAACGTTAACCACTGAATTACTCACTAATTGTAATTATGTTTAACTTGTATTAAAATTGCGCATTTAACCGTTGAATTTTCTCAGTACTTTACCTCGTAAATGCAGGAAATATAACGT encodes:
- the LOC115816992 gene encoding diamine acetyltransferase 2-like — protein: MDFTIRAATLEDCKDISRMIMELAEYEKLSDRVKVTQRDLEQDGFSKNPFFHGIIAEVPEKHKSKEGHTKVGYSLYFYTYSSWKGRAVYMEDLYVMPEFRGKGIGKALMSKVAQLGLAAGCNQLDFTVLDWNKPSLDFYLSQGCLDITANIGYHCMRCEGDALERLAQGDT